One segment of Gopherus flavomarginatus isolate rGopFla2 chromosome 8, rGopFla2.mat.asm, whole genome shotgun sequence DNA contains the following:
- the LOC127056489 gene encoding fetal and adult testis-expressed transcript protein-like isoform X1, translating to MMWPFRGLEMNRAPCDLSFMEAINQRMQVPNRLKVADESNPLDEEREAEELRPSFQMHIPDRLSLAEMMDDSRRPFLLDQLRQHPSIVVHMLQDTSTQPAGFGELLFMDTTTQSGTQKRKRLTHHGRLQKERTRETPQIALRSTSRKPDWPGISPLPSPSPPFPQDARIYSPQNIFQMVYFLGHLLFHHVKKSAQDRAQPSSQNAGPASESSLEEIGVTDIIAMRKQLNKISRRLRTLEEQCTGWRQKELLVYSVLVSACLISTWLWLRR from the exons ATGATGTGGCCATTTCGGGGTCTGGAAATGAACCGAGCCCCATGTGACCTGAGCTTCATGGAGGCCATCAATCAGCGCATGCAGGTGCCCAACAGGCTGAAGGTGGCAGATGAGTCCAACCCATTGGATGAGGAGAGAGAAGCTGAGGAGCTTCGCCCGTCCTTCCAGATGCACATCCCTGATAGGCTGTCACTGGCAG AGATGATGGATGATAGTCGAAGGCCTTTCCTGTTGGACCAGCTAAGGCAGCACCCCTCTATTGTTGTGCATATGCTTCAGGACACCTCCACCCAGCCTGCAGGGTTTGGGGAGCTCCTGTTTATGGACACCACAACCCAATCAGGCACCCAGAAACGCAAGCGATTG ACCCACCATGGCAGACTGCAAAAGGAGAGAACGAGAGAGACCCCCCAGATCGCCTTGCGTAGCACAAGCCGGAAGCCTGACTG GCCAGGCATAAGCCCACTACCAAGCCCCAGCCCTCCATTCCCTCAGGATGCCAGGATCTACTCCCCGCAGAACATTTTCCAGATGGTGTACTTCCTAGGTCACCTACTCTTCCACCATGTTAAGAAGTCTGCCCAAGACCGAGCCCAGCCCAG CTCCCAGAACGCAGGGCCAGCCTCAGAAAGCTCCCTGGAGGAGATTGGTGTGACTGACATTATAGCCATGAGGAAACAG TTGAACAAGATCTCGAGGAGGCTGCGGACTCTGGAAGAGCAATGTACTGGCTGGCGTCAGAAGGAGCTTCTAGTCTACTCTGTGCTAGTCTCTGCATGTCTCATCAGCACCTGGCTTTGGCTAAGGAGATAA
- the LOC127056489 gene encoding mitochondrial fission factor-like isoform X2: protein MMWPFRGLEMNRAPCDLSFMEAINQRMQVPNRLKVADESNPLDEEREAEELRPSFQMHIPDRLSLAEMMDDSRRPFLLDQLRQHPSIVVHMLQDTSTQPAGFGELLFMDTTTQSGTQKRKRLTHHGRLQKERTRETPQIALRSTSRKPDCSQNAGPASESSLEEIGVTDIIAMRKQLNKISRRLRTLEEQCTGWRQKELLVYSVLVSACLISTWLWLRR, encoded by the exons ATGATGTGGCCATTTCGGGGTCTGGAAATGAACCGAGCCCCATGTGACCTGAGCTTCATGGAGGCCATCAATCAGCGCATGCAGGTGCCCAACAGGCTGAAGGTGGCAGATGAGTCCAACCCATTGGATGAGGAGAGAGAAGCTGAGGAGCTTCGCCCGTCCTTCCAGATGCACATCCCTGATAGGCTGTCACTGGCAG AGATGATGGATGATAGTCGAAGGCCTTTCCTGTTGGACCAGCTAAGGCAGCACCCCTCTATTGTTGTGCATATGCTTCAGGACACCTCCACCCAGCCTGCAGGGTTTGGGGAGCTCCTGTTTATGGACACCACAACCCAATCAGGCACCCAGAAACGCAAGCGATTG ACCCACCATGGCAGACTGCAAAAGGAGAGAACGAGAGAGACCCCCCAGATCGCCTTGCGTAGCACAAGCCGGAAGCCTGACTG CTCCCAGAACGCAGGGCCAGCCTCAGAAAGCTCCCTGGAGGAGATTGGTGTGACTGACATTATAGCCATGAGGAAACAG TTGAACAAGATCTCGAGGAGGCTGCGGACTCTGGAAGAGCAATGTACTGGCTGGCGTCAGAAGGAGCTTCTAGTCTACTCTGTGCTAGTCTCTGCATGTCTCATCAGCACCTGGCTTTGGCTAAGGAGATAA